The Salmonirosea aquatica DNA window TTCAATGAATATAAACCTATTTATTTCTCTCTGCGGGCGTTTCTCGTTGTTGCCATTTAATCATTACAATTCTATCCTGGAAGGCCATTATATTTATCTCTTTTCCATAGGGTATTCTTCAAAAATAGCAATAGCTGGAAATGACAGAAGCCAGACCAGACACTTAACGTGTCTGGTCTGGCTTCTGCTTTCCTACTACCGGAACTTCTATTTTACTTACTCCGGCGGAGGTAGGCTACCACGGCTGTGACCAGCAAAGCTCCCACCGCCACCTTGGTAGCTATAGCTTTAGGATTATGTTTGAACTGGGCTTTCCAACCCCTTTCCGCAAAGAAGTTAGGTACATGGCCTTGCCTAAGATCATCGATGACCCCTTCTATTTCGTCGACGCGGTCGGCCAGCAGTAGCGGAAGCCAGTGTCCGTAGCTGTTTTCGCTGAACTGGAAAGCATACCGACGGATCTTACCACTGAGTCCTTTGGGCGGAAGCGGCGTTCCGAAAACGGCCGTAACGTTGGGTCGTTCGTTGGAATGAAGTATTTCCGTCGTGATTGGCTGCTGCGTGGGGCGCTCCCAATGGTAGCCTTTCTGCGCTTCATCGGTACGGAGCTTGATGGGGTAGGTGGGATCGTTTTTGGGATCGGCGTCTATACCCCATCCTTTGATATGCGAATAATTTTTTTCTAAGTTTTTCATAAGAATTTTTCGTTATGTTCTGGCGGATGGTGGAATAAGGACCGTTTTGATACAGTTGTCGAGCTTATCAGAGAAAATGCGGTAAGCATCCGACACCTCCTCCAGAGGTACCCAGTGGGTAATCATTCCTTTGGGATCGATCCTTCCGTTTTGGACATGGTCGATCAATTTGGGCAGCAGGCGCTTCACCGAGGCCTGGTTGGCCCGGATAGTGATCCCCTTATTCACGACGTTGCCGATGGGAACCAGGTTGTCCGTGGGGCCATATACCCCTACGATCGATACAATTCCTCCCTTTTTGACCGAATTGATGGCCCAGTGCAAGGCCGTGGCGGAGCCTGCCTGTAGCATCAGTTTGCGGCCGGTAATCGTTTGCATGGCATTACCGGCGGCGTCGGCCCCCACGGCGTCGATGCACACGTCGGCGCCCATCCAGTCAGTGGTCTTTTTCACAAATACCACAGGATCGTCCATCGAGCGGAAATCATAAGCCTCACACTGCGCGTAGTTCTTGGCAAATTCGAGCCGATATTCCACCTGGTCAATGATAATGACGCGCCCGGCTCCAAACAGCCAGGAGCATTTGGCCGCCATAATACCGATAGGCCCCGCCCCAAAGATGACCACCGTATCGCCGGGCTGGATACCACCCATCTCGGCGGCCTGGTAGCCCGTAGGTACTACGTCGGTCAGTAATACGGCATCGTCAGGATCCATGCCCGGTGGAATCACGGTGGGCCCCACATCGGCATAGGGCACCCGCACGTACTCGGCCTGTCCGCCGGCGTAGCCTCCCGCCGTGTGTGAGTACCCGAAGATACCCCCTACGGCTGTCGCCTCGGGATTGGATTCGTGGCAGTTTCCGTAGAGTTCCTGTTTGCAAAAGGCGCACTTGCCGCAGGCGATGTTGAAAGGTACCAGGACATTATCGCCCACTTTTAGCTTTCGTACCTCCGAACCGACTTCTTCCACTACGCCTACGAACTCATGCCCAAAAGTGGATCCCACACGTGTATCCGGTACCAGACCATTGTACAGGTGCAGGTCGGACCCGCAGATGCAGGAACGTGTTACCCGCACGATGGCGTCCTCGGGATGCTCGATCTCAGGCATGGGCTTTTGGTCGATACGGACCCGTAGCGGGCCCCGGTAATTCATTGCTAGCATATCTCTTTTTTTTGGGTGGATAAATAATTTACCTCTTTGTACGAATGCTCATACTCAGTATTAAGTACTTATACTCCATTGGTCTGGAAGTATAGGTTATAATAGGTATAAATAGTATGCCATGAAATGGAGCGACATCGAATAGTTGTCTATATGAAAGTAATAGAACCGGCTTGAAAAAGTCACATGAAAAAGGTGCACACATCACGTGGGGCGGGACTTATGCCAACATAGGGAACGGACTCAGAAAGCCTGATGCTTATGATTCTAAATGGCAACCGATCGGTGAAAAGGCGTGAGGGCCACCGTGGCGCGGACTAATTCCGGGCTTAGTTCTGTATGATAGGCCACCGCCACAGGGCGCCCTGCCGCAGTTCACCGCTCACGCCTTGGGATCTTATGGTATTGTACTTTTTAAAGTTAATGATTATCTCACAAATCTAAGGGGCGACCCCGATTGAGGATCTCAACTTTAAGAACGACGGTAAAATTATGCTGCTCATTGCCATTGTTCCGGGCCGCCGGGCGGTAATGGCTTATGTTCTGTCCTTACTTGAGGCATTTGAGAGTGGCTCACTGAAACAAAAGGGGTACCGGGACGGTGGCTCATCGATGGCCGTATCGTTCTTACGCCAAGGCATGACCAGTTTGCGCCGTCATGTTCAGTCATTGGTGCTATTTATCCGCGACTTGGATACCATCACGCAAGCACTCATAACGCCTAAATGGGTCTATGTCCATTAATCTGCAGATTTCCCTGAAATATATTAACCACCCCTTAATTAGGGGAAATAGCCATTTCACCCCAAGCTTTTTTATGCTCTCGGAAAAAACTGCACCCATCGAAAAAGATGAAATTGCGTCTGTTCTCATAGTATGATTTGCATGGATATTTGCAGGTCACCAATATCCAATCATCCATGCAAACCCTGGATTTACCCCAGACAAGCCGCGCGCAGCAGTTTGACTTTAATAACTTCTCGTTTGGAGAAACGCCGACAGATCACCTGTTTCTTGCTGAATACAAAGGCGGTAATTGGTCGAGCCTGGGCGTACAGCCATTTCAAAACCTCACCCTAAGTCCCTTCGCGCTCTGTTTCCACTATGGGCAAACCGTTTTCGAAGGCATGAAAGCATTCAGGCTGGCCGACGGCTCGATCAGCATTTTCAGGCCAGACAAGCATTATGATCGGTTGAGCAAGTCTTTGGATCGAATGTCAATGCCGGTATTGCCAAGGCCCCTTTTCCTGGAAGGGCTTACCGATGTAATCCTGCAAGGCCAGGCCTGGCTGCCGACTGATCGCACGGACATTGCTTTATACATACGCCCGTTTGTGATAGCCACCGAAGCTCGGCTCGGTGTAAAAGTGTCCAGCGAATATCTTTTTGCAGTTGCCTGTACACCTATCGGGGAGTATTATGACAAGCCGCTGAGAGTCAAAGTCGAAACGCAGTATGCGCGTGCAGCCGAAGGCGGCGCGGGATATGCCAAGTTCGGAGGGAACTATGGCGGCGCTTTTTACCCGACACAAAAAGCAGTCGAAGCCGGTTTCGACCAGGTGATCTGGACCGATGCCAAAACGCACGAGTGTCTGGAAGAAGCCGGAACAATGAATATCATGATGTATGTACACGGCACCCTCGTTACCCCCCCAGTCAGCAGCTCCATACTTGATGGTATCACCAGAAATTCAATCATTCAGATTGCAAAGGATCTGAATATTCCATTTGAAGAAAGAGCGATCAGCTGCAAAGAGCTGCAAGGGAATTTTAAGAATGGCGACCGTGTGGAGTTGTTTGGCGTGGGCACTGCAGCCATTGTGTCGCCCATAGCGTGTGTTCAGATTGATGATACCGATTATTTCCCCTTCACAGAAACCGACGCGGTGATGTTCACTCTTAAA harbors:
- a CDS encoding branched-chain amino acid aminotransferase, with translation MQTLDLPQTSRAQQFDFNNFSFGETPTDHLFLAEYKGGNWSSLGVQPFQNLTLSPFALCFHYGQTVFEGMKAFRLADGSISIFRPDKHYDRLSKSLDRMSMPVLPRPLFLEGLTDVILQGQAWLPTDRTDIALYIRPFVIATEARLGVKVSSEYLFAVACTPIGEYYDKPLRVKVETQYARAAEGGAGYAKFGGNYGGAFYPTQKAVEAGFDQVIWTDAKTHECLEEAGTMNIMMYVHGTLVTPPVSSSILDGITRNSIIQIAKDLNIPFEERAISCKELQGNFKNGDRVELFGVGTAAIVSPIACVQIDDTDYFPFTETDAVMFTLKNELEAIRRGKKKDKHNWNYLIS
- a CDS encoding zinc-dependent alcohol dehydrogenase, giving the protein MLAMNYRGPLRVRIDQKPMPEIEHPEDAIVRVTRSCICGSDLHLYNGLVPDTRVGSTFGHEFVGVVEEVGSEVRKLKVGDNVLVPFNIACGKCAFCKQELYGNCHESNPEATAVGGIFGYSHTAGGYAGGQAEYVRVPYADVGPTVIPPGMDPDDAVLLTDVVPTGYQAAEMGGIQPGDTVVIFGAGPIGIMAAKCSWLFGAGRVIIIDQVEYRLEFAKNYAQCEAYDFRSMDDPVVFVKKTTDWMGADVCIDAVGADAAGNAMQTITGRKLMLQAGSATALHWAINSVKKGGIVSIVGVYGPTDNLVPIGNVVNKGITIRANQASVKRLLPKLIDHVQNGRIDPKGMITHWVPLEEVSDAYRIFSDKLDNCIKTVLIPPSART